A region from the Colwellia sp. PAMC 21821 genome encodes:
- a CDS encoding glutathione peroxidase: protein MKNLLWITLIALTPFTVIAQADSVITESSNVEVSPQCLDFMKHSEKKLHAKEKLDLCKFTAGKTMLIVNTASHCGFAPQFTALESLHKAYKDKGLVVIGFPSNDFYQEEDNEKDTAEICFVNYGVTFTMLSPVHVFGSEAHPIFQQLADETTAPKWNFYKYLVSADGKTVKHFNSRVKPDSEEFINAVNEIL from the coding sequence ATGAAAAACTTATTGTGGATTACTCTTATTGCTTTAACGCCATTCACTGTTATAGCACAAGCAGACTCAGTTATTACTGAATCTAGCAATGTCGAAGTGTCACCGCAGTGTTTAGACTTTATGAAGCACAGTGAAAAGAAATTGCACGCAAAAGAAAAGCTAGACCTTTGTAAGTTCACCGCTGGTAAAACAATGTTAATTGTTAATACCGCTAGTCATTGTGGTTTTGCACCCCAGTTTACAGCGCTTGAAAGTTTACACAAAGCATATAAAGATAAAGGCTTAGTGGTCATTGGTTTTCCGTCAAATGACTTTTACCAAGAAGAAGATAATGAAAAAGATACCGCTGAAATTTGCTTTGTAAATTATGGTGTAACATTTACGATGTTATCACCAGTGCATGTATTTGGTAGTGAGGCTCATCCTATTTTTCAACAATTAGCTGATGAAACTACTGCCCCAAAGTGGAATTTTTATAAGTATTTGGTCAGCGCAGATGGCAAAACAGTTAAGCACTTTAACAGCCGCGTAAAACCTGATTCAGAAGAGTTTATCAACGCTGTTAACGAAATTTTATAG
- the ccmB gene encoding heme exporter protein CcmB, with protein sequence MTQLSYRAAFALIVKRDLMIAFRHRDDIINPLLFFIIVVTLFPLGVGPESTMLSRIAPGIIWVAALLSTLLSLDRLFKSDHADGSLEQMLLSPHPIFILVLGKIFAHWLLTGLPLILIAPLLAVLLHLQESSYGALMLTLLLGTPVLSLLGAIGVALTVGIKKGGVLLSLLVLPLYIPVLIFATSAIDSAAMNLPYNGQLAIIAAIFFASLTLAPFAVSAALKVSTN encoded by the coding sequence ATGACACAACTTTCATACCGTGCCGCCTTTGCTTTAATTGTTAAAAGAGATTTAATGATCGCTTTTCGTCATCGTGACGATATTATCAACCCATTACTCTTCTTTATTATTGTAGTCACTTTATTTCCGTTGGGCGTTGGTCCAGAAAGCACCATGCTATCACGCATCGCACCCGGCATTATTTGGGTTGCTGCATTATTATCAACTTTGCTGTCACTGGACCGATTATTTAAATCTGATCATGCTGATGGTTCGCTTGAGCAAATGTTATTAAGTCCACATCCGATATTTATTTTAGTGCTAGGAAAAATTTTTGCACACTGGTTACTGACAGGCTTACCGTTAATACTCATTGCACCATTGTTGGCTGTATTATTACATTTGCAAGAAAGTAGCTACGGTGCACTTATGCTGACTTTATTGCTAGGCACGCCGGTATTGAGTTTATTAGGCGCAATAGGCGTGGCTTTAACCGTCGGTATTAAAAAAGGCGGAGTGCTTTTAAGTTTGCTCGTGCTACCGCTTTACATTCCCGTGCTCATTTTTGCAACCAGTGCTATTGACAGTGCAGCAATGAACTTACCTTATAACGGACAACTTGCTATAATCGCGGCAATATTTTTTGCCTCGTTAACCTTGGCCCCCTTTGCTGTTAGCGCAGCGCTGAAAGTGAGTACAAATTAA
- the ccmA gene encoding cytochrome c biogenesis heme-transporting ATPase CcmA: MTPSNTKNLLSANNLTCIREDRVLFEALNLSICAGEILQIEGPNGAGKTSLLRILAGLSQPYDGGVSFKNKNITQYREMFHQDLLYLGHLPGVKDEMTAQENLEFNLTLHGLDRKTAEITLAEVNLLGFEDALASHLSAGQHRRIALARLWQSQAKIWILDEPFTAIDKLGVEKLEQLFMQHADNGGCVILTTHQDLSLPAERVKKVTLAYRFY, from the coding sequence ATGACACCATCGAATACGAAAAACTTGTTAAGTGCGAATAACTTAACATGTATACGTGAAGACCGAGTGTTATTTGAAGCGCTTAACTTAAGCATCTGCGCGGGCGAGATTCTACAAATTGAAGGCCCTAATGGCGCAGGGAAAACCAGTTTATTGCGTATTCTTGCCGGCCTTTCTCAGCCTTATGACGGCGGTGTTTCTTTTAAAAATAAAAACATTACTCAATATCGCGAAATGTTTCATCAAGATTTGCTGTATTTAGGACATCTGCCCGGTGTTAAAGACGAGATGACCGCCCAAGAAAACCTTGAGTTTAACCTCACTTTACATGGTTTAGATCGCAAAACAGCCGAAATAACATTAGCAGAAGTTAATTTATTAGGTTTTGAGGATGCGCTCGCTTCTCACTTAAGCGCAGGGCAGCATCGCCGTATTGCTTTGGCGCGCTTGTGGCAAAGCCAAGCTAAAATTTGGATTTTGGATGAGCCCTTCACCGCTATCGACAAATTGGGCGTAGAAAAATTAGAGCAACTCTTTATGCAACATGCCGATAATGGCGGCTGTGTCATATTAACTACCCATCAAGATCTCTCATTACCCGCAGAGCGAGTAAAGAAAGTAACTTTAGCTTACCGGTTTTATTAG
- a CDS encoding DNA polymerase III subunit chi, translating to MLTQAMFYSIEEQSTVTGVTEAQLHLHYACLQAAHFYRQNQRVFIYTQDQQSAHDIDEMLWAFDPDSFVPHNLIGEGPKQGAAVEISWQAPKNRRAVLINLTSEVPNFANQFSHLIDFVPADETLKEQARNRFRTCRQWGFNVAHQVASAPQTIDTTS from the coding sequence ATGCTAACCCAAGCAATGTTCTACAGTATAGAAGAGCAAAGTACAGTCACAGGTGTAACTGAAGCACAGTTGCACCTGCATTATGCCTGTTTGCAAGCGGCTCACTTTTACCGACAAAATCAGCGGGTATTTATTTATACTCAAGATCAACAAAGTGCGCATGATATTGACGAAATGTTATGGGCTTTTGATCCCGACAGCTTTGTACCACACAATTTAATTGGTGAAGGTCCAAAGCAAGGTGCTGCTGTCGAAATAAGCTGGCAAGCCCCAAAAAACCGCCGTGCGGTTTTAATTAATTTAACTAGCGAAGTACCCAACTTCGCTAACCAATTTTCGCATCTGATAGATTTTGTACCTGCCGATGAAACCTTAAAAGAGCAAGCTCGAAACCGTTTTCGTACTTGTCGCCAATGGGGTTTCAATGTCGCTCACCAAGTGGCTAGCGCACCGCAAACTATCGATACAACCAGTTAA
- a CDS encoding RDD family protein, which yields MSLTSNSSFPRAGFRRRVASWLYDALIAVAVYMTAGAASFLIISLMVHFGLFDLQGYQHLSDTIRNTSWLLWPNEFWKLGWVSLFFIWFWSKSGQTLGMKAWRLKVQNQDGSLITKTTALKRLLPTLFGLGNFTVLVDRKNKLSLQDRLTNTEVVLLTLEANRGRL from the coding sequence ATGTCATTAACTTCTAATTCATCTTTTCCTCGTGCTGGCTTTCGACGTCGTGTGGCTTCATGGTTGTATGACGCTTTAATAGCGGTTGCTGTTTATATGACCGCAGGCGCAGCTTCTTTTTTAATTATTTCCTTAATGGTTCATTTTGGACTTTTTGATTTACAAGGTTATCAACACTTAAGCGATACCATTAGAAATACTTCGTGGTTGCTTTGGCCAAATGAATTTTGGAAGCTAGGTTGGGTGTCATTGTTTTTTATCTGGTTTTGGTCTAAAAGTGGCCAAACCCTAGGGATGAAAGCGTGGCGTTTAAAAGTGCAAAATCAAGACGGTAGCTTAATCACTAAAACTACGGCTTTAAAACGCTTATTGCCCACATTATTCGGCTTAGGTAATTTTACCGTATTAGTTGATAGAAAAAATAAATTGAGTCTTCAAGACAGACTCACGAATACTGAGGTGGTGCTGTTAACTCTTGAAGCAAATCGTGGCAGGCTGTAA
- the lptG gene encoding LPS export ABC transporter permease LptG encodes MMRILDMYIGRIIASTTFLTLAVFVSLSGIIKFVEQMKSVGKGNYDLAHAALYVLYAIPQDVSLFFPMSALIGGLIGMGMMASSSELIVMQASGLSRLDIIKSVMKSALLLIVVSMAVGEWLAPQGEAAARQVRAQAISGGSLISSTGGTWAKDGDYFVHIGEVQDQGSLKDIQIYRFNEQLKLSSWVSASSAVYQKNAWQLRDVIETKISDKEITKESQDIMSWSSTLTPDKLGVVTVKPESLSLRGLNDYLDYLDANKQDKSRYLLAFWRKIAQPITLAVMLLVALSFIFGPLRSVSMGARIMMGVATGILFFIVNEVLGSLSLVYQLPAIFGAFMPSVIFVSIALYLMNRRAS; translated from the coding sequence ATAATGCGTATTCTAGATATGTACATAGGTCGCATTATCGCCTCGACGACCTTTCTCACTTTGGCAGTATTTGTCAGTTTGAGCGGTATCATTAAATTTGTTGAACAAATGAAGTCAGTCGGCAAAGGTAATTACGATTTAGCTCATGCTGCGCTTTATGTGCTTTATGCTATTCCACAAGATGTGTCGTTATTTTTCCCAATGTCGGCGTTAATTGGCGGCCTAATTGGTATGGGCATGATGGCAAGTAGTAGCGAACTAATTGTTATGCAGGCATCAGGACTTTCTCGCCTCGATATTATTAAATCAGTGATGAAATCTGCCTTGCTGTTGATTGTGGTCAGTATGGCCGTTGGCGAATGGCTTGCACCTCAAGGCGAAGCCGCAGCGCGACAAGTACGTGCGCAGGCTATTTCAGGTGGTAGTTTAATCTCATCAACAGGTGGTACGTGGGCCAAAGACGGCGATTACTTTGTGCATATTGGTGAAGTACAAGATCAAGGCTCTTTAAAAGATATCCAAATATACCGGTTTAATGAACAGCTTAAGCTATCAAGTTGGGTATCGGCCAGCAGCGCGGTTTATCAAAAAAATGCTTGGCAATTACGCGATGTCATTGAAACGAAGATCAGCGATAAAGAAATTACTAAAGAAAGCCAAGATATAATGTCTTGGAGCTCAACGTTAACCCCTGATAAATTAGGTGTTGTAACGGTAAAGCCAGAGTCATTATCACTTAGAGGGTTAAATGATTATTTAGACTACTTAGATGCCAATAAGCAAGATAAAAGCCGATATTTGTTAGCATTTTGGCGAAAAATAGCTCAACCTATTACGTTGGCAGTTATGCTCTTAGTGGCGCTATCTTTTATCTTTGGCCCATTACGTTCAGTTTCTATGGGCGCCAGAATTATGATGGGTGTAGCAACGGGGATTTTATTCTTCATTGTTAACGAAGTGCTGGGTTCGCTCAGTTTAGTTTATCAACTCCCCGCGATTTTTGGTGCTTTTATGCCCAGCGTTATTTTTGTCAGTATTGCGTTGTATTTAATGAATAGGCGCGCAAGTTAG
- the pepA gene encoding leucyl aminopeptidase, whose amino-acid sequence MEFSVKSGSPEKQRSACIVVGVFEPRRLSAIAEQLDEISEGYISNLLRRGDLEGKSGQMLLLHHVPNILSERVLLVGCGKERELDERQYRQIISKTISTLNETGSMEAVCFLSELHVKGRDTYWKVRQAIEATQDCLYSFNSLKTRKEEPRRPLRKIVFNVPTRRELPIGERAINHALAIAEGITTCKNVANMPPNICNPAYLAEQAQILGTDYDNVTTQIVGEKEMEELGMGSYLAVGRGSVNESLMSIIKYNGAGDDSKPLVLVGKGLTFDSGGISLKPGAGMDEMKYDMGGAAGVLGAMHALAELQLPINVIGVLAGCENMPSSNAYRPGDILTTMSGQTVEVLNTDAEGRLVLCDALTYVERFDPELVIDVATLTGACVVALGAHATGLLSTHNPLAHELLNASEQSGDRAWRMPLWDDYQDQLESPFADFTNLGGKEAGTITAACFLSRFTKKYHWAHLDIAGTAWRSGKNKGSTGRPVSMLTQFLLNRAGAEQGE is encoded by the coding sequence ATGGAGTTCAGTGTAAAGAGTGGCAGTCCGGAAAAACAACGTAGCGCCTGTATTGTCGTCGGTGTTTTCGAACCACGTCGTTTGTCGGCAATCGCTGAGCAACTAGATGAAATTAGTGAAGGTTATATTAGTAACCTGCTACGTCGTGGCGATTTAGAAGGCAAGTCAGGGCAAATGTTGTTGTTGCATCATGTGCCAAATATTCTTAGCGAACGCGTATTGCTAGTCGGTTGTGGTAAAGAACGTGAGTTAGACGAGCGCCAATACCGCCAAATTATCAGTAAAACCATTAGCACCTTAAATGAAACCGGCTCAATGGAAGCCGTGTGCTTTTTGTCTGAATTACATGTTAAAGGCCGCGATACTTACTGGAAAGTTCGTCAAGCGATTGAAGCAACACAAGATTGCCTTTACAGTTTCAACAGTTTAAAAACCCGTAAAGAAGAGCCTCGTCGCCCTTTACGTAAAATCGTGTTTAATGTACCAACGCGCCGTGAATTACCGATTGGTGAACGCGCAATCAACCATGCTTTGGCGATTGCTGAAGGTATAACGACCTGTAAAAACGTCGCTAACATGCCGCCAAACATCTGTAATCCTGCCTATTTAGCTGAACAAGCGCAAATTTTGGGTACTGATTACGACAATGTTACTACGCAAATTGTTGGCGAAAAAGAGATGGAAGAACTCGGCATGGGCTCATATTTAGCCGTAGGCCGTGGTTCTGTTAATGAGTCACTGATGAGCATTATTAAATATAATGGTGCTGGTGATGATTCAAAACCGTTAGTACTGGTCGGTAAAGGGTTAACCTTTGACAGTGGTGGTATTTCATTAAAACCAGGCGCAGGCATGGATGAAATGAAATATGACATGGGTGGTGCCGCCGGTGTTTTAGGCGCTATGCATGCTCTTGCTGAGCTGCAATTACCAATCAACGTTATTGGCGTTTTAGCGGGCTGTGAAAACATGCCAAGCAGCAACGCATATCGTCCTGGTGATATATTAACCACTATGTCGGGTCAAACCGTTGAAGTGTTAAATACCGATGCTGAAGGCCGTTTGGTTTTGTGTGACGCACTCACTTATGTTGAACGCTTTGATCCTGAGCTTGTTATTGATGTTGCCACCTTAACGGGTGCTTGTGTCGTAGCTTTGGGCGCGCATGCAACAGGCTTATTAAGTACTCATAATCCACTGGCGCACGAGCTATTAAATGCCTCTGAGCAAAGTGGTGACAGAGCATGGCGCATGCCTTTATGGGACGACTATCAAGACCAACTTGAAAGCCCATTTGCTGATTTTACCAACTTAGGTGGCAAAGAAGCAGGCACAATTACTGCCGCATGTTTCTTATCTCGCTTTACCAAGAAATATCATTGGGCGCATTTAGATATTGCTGGCACAGCATGGCGCAGCGGCAAAAATAAAGGCTCAACAGGCCGCCCAGTAAGTATGCTAACGCAATTTTTATTAAATCGCGCTGGCGCTGAGCAAGGCGAATAA
- a CDS encoding cold-shock protein: protein MSDTVTGKVKFFNESKGFGFIEQENGADVFVHFSAISGDGFRTLTDGQAVTFSVKQGQKGPEAENVVAS, encoded by the coding sequence ATGTCTGATACAGTAACTGGTAAAGTAAAATTTTTTAACGAATCTAAAGGATTCGGTTTCATCGAGCAAGAAAACGGCGCTGACGTTTTTGTTCACTTTAGTGCAATCTCTGGTGACGGTTTCCGTACTTTGACTGACGGTCAAGCGGTAACTTTTAGCGTAAAACAAGGCCAAAAAGGTCCTGAAGCTGAAAACGTAGTTGCATCTTAA
- a CDS encoding valine--tRNA ligase encodes MEKTFTPSDIEQSLYKSWEEQGYFSPTGEGDSYSIAIPPPNVTGSLHMGHAFQQTIMDTLIRYQRMQGKNTLWQTGCDHAGIATQMVVERKIAAEEDKTRHDYGREGFIDKIWQWKEESGGTIGKQMRRLGNSIDWSRERFTMDDGMSEAVQEVFVRLYEDDLIYRGKRLVNWDPKFHTAISDLEVENKDKKGHMWHLRYPLADGAKTADGLDYLVVATTRPETMLGDTGIAVNPEDPRYKDLIGKQVLLPLVNRLIPIVGDDHADMEKGTGCVKITPAHDFNDNEVGKRHQLPQINIFDKDAAILATAEIYDTKGEVCNAYDTALPAEFAGMDRFVARKAIVAKFDELGLLVEVKEHDLVAPYGDRSGVIIEPLLTDQWYVRVEKLAGPAVDAVKDGQIEFVPKQYENMYFAWMNNIQDWCISRQLWWGHRIPAWYDENGKVYVGRTEAEVRANNTISDDMKLSQDDDVLDTWFSSALWTFSTLGWPKETEDLKTFHPTDVLVTGFDIIFFWVARMIMMTMHFNKDENGKAQIPFKKVYMTGLIRDENGDKMSKSKGNVVDPLDMIDGISLEDLLQKRTGNMMQPKLAAKIEKLTKKEYPNGIEAHGTDALRFTLTSVATTGRDISWDMKRLEGYRNFTNKLWNASRYVMMNTEEFDCGRTTSSKPAGEMTFSLADRWIMGQFQQTVKTVHEAFNTYRFDLASQALYEFTWNQFCDWYLELTKPVLFKGDEAQQRGTRHTLVTVLEALLRLMHPIMPFITETIWQRVVPLTNFEKTGDSIMIQSFPQFDESQCDQTAIDDLEWVKQLIVAIRNIRGEMDIAPSKPLPVLLKNVSADDQRRLTENEQFISALAKLESITVLASDDNGPASATAVVGNLSLLIPMAGLIDKDAELARLDKAIDKLSKDADRVRGKLNNESFVGKAPEAVINKEKAKLAEAESTIAKMVDQKAQIAEI; translated from the coding sequence ATGGAAAAAACATTTACCCCCTCTGACATTGAACAATCCCTGTATAAAAGCTGGGAAGAACAAGGTTACTTTAGCCCGACAGGTGAAGGCGACAGCTACAGTATTGCTATTCCACCACCAAACGTAACGGGTAGTTTGCATATGGGCCATGCTTTTCAGCAAACCATAATGGACACCTTAATTCGCTACCAACGTATGCAAGGTAAAAATACCTTGTGGCAAACTGGTTGTGACCATGCAGGTATCGCAACACAAATGGTCGTAGAGCGTAAAATTGCCGCAGAAGAAGATAAAACGCGTCACGACTATGGCCGTGAAGGTTTTATCGATAAAATTTGGCAATGGAAGGAAGAGTCGGGCGGTACTATTGGTAAACAAATGCGCCGCTTGGGTAATTCTATCGATTGGTCTCGTGAAAGATTTACCATGGATGATGGTATGTCTGAAGCCGTACAAGAAGTTTTTGTGCGTTTATATGAAGACGACTTAATTTATCGTGGTAAACGCTTAGTAAACTGGGATCCAAAATTCCATACCGCTATTTCAGATTTAGAAGTAGAAAATAAAGATAAAAAAGGCCACATGTGGCATTTACGCTATCCACTCGCTGACGGCGCTAAGACAGCTGATGGCCTTGACTATTTAGTGGTAGCAACGACTCGTCCTGAAACCATGTTGGGTGACACCGGCATTGCGGTTAATCCTGAAGATCCTCGTTATAAAGATTTAATTGGCAAACAAGTGTTATTGCCGTTAGTAAATCGTTTAATTCCCATTGTTGGCGATGATCATGCCGATATGGAAAAAGGCACGGGTTGCGTAAAAATAACCCCTGCCCATGACTTTAACGATAATGAAGTGGGTAAACGTCATCAACTTCCACAAATTAATATTTTTGATAAAGACGCTGCTATATTAGCCACCGCTGAAATCTATGATACTAAAGGTGAAGTCTGTAATGCCTACGACACCGCATTACCGGCTGAATTTGCCGGTATGGACAGATTTGTTGCTCGTAAAGCCATCGTTGCTAAGTTTGACGAATTAGGTTTATTAGTTGAAGTAAAAGAACATGATTTAGTAGCCCCTTACGGCGATCGTTCAGGTGTTATTATCGAGCCATTATTAACAGACCAATGGTATGTACGTGTTGAAAAACTAGCCGGCCCAGCCGTTGATGCAGTAAAAGATGGCCAAATTGAATTTGTTCCTAAGCAATACGAAAACATGTATTTTGCTTGGATGAACAACATTCAAGATTGGTGTATTTCTCGTCAACTTTGGTGGGGACATCGTATTCCAGCTTGGTATGACGAAAATGGTAAAGTCTATGTTGGCCGTACAGAAGCAGAAGTACGTGCGAATAACACCATTAGCGACGATATGAAACTAAGCCAAGACGATGACGTACTCGATACTTGGTTCTCATCAGCATTATGGACGTTCTCTACGTTAGGTTGGCCTAAAGAAACTGAAGATTTAAAAACCTTCCACCCGACTGATGTCTTAGTCACCGGCTTTGACATTATTTTCTTCTGGGTTGCTCGTATGATCATGATGACCATGCATTTCAACAAAGATGAAAATGGCAAAGCACAAATACCTTTTAAGAAAGTCTACATGACCGGGCTTATTCGCGATGAAAATGGCGATAAAATGAGTAAGTCAAAAGGCAATGTTGTTGATCCACTTGATATGATCGATGGTATTTCGCTGGAAGATTTATTACAAAAGCGCACCGGTAATATGATGCAGCCTAAATTGGCTGCTAAAATTGAAAAACTGACGAAAAAAGAATATCCCAACGGTATTGAAGCCCATGGCACTGATGCCTTACGTTTTACCTTAACGTCTGTAGCAACTACCGGCCGCGATATTAGCTGGGATATGAAACGCCTTGAAGGTTACCGTAACTTTACCAATAAGTTATGGAATGCCAGCCGTTATGTGATGATGAATACAGAAGAGTTTGATTGTGGTCGAACTACATCGAGCAAACCTGCTGGAGAAATGACCTTTTCATTAGCCGATCGCTGGATCATGGGACAGTTTCAACAAACCGTTAAAACTGTCCATGAAGCATTTAACACTTATCGCTTTGATCTTGCTTCACAGGCTTTATATGAATTTACCTGGAATCAATTTTGTGACTGGTACTTAGAGCTCACTAAACCGGTATTATTTAAAGGTGATGAAGCACAGCAGCGTGGAACTCGTCATACCTTAGTTACTGTTTTAGAAGCTTTATTGCGTTTAATGCACCCTATTATGCCGTTTATCACTGAAACAATTTGGCAACGAGTAGTGCCTTTGACTAACTTTGAGAAAACGGGCGATAGCATTATGATTCAAAGCTTCCCGCAGTTTGATGAAAGTCAATGTGACCAAACCGCTATTGACGATTTAGAGTGGGTTAAACAACTTATTGTTGCTATTCGTAACATTCGAGGCGAAATGGATATTGCCCCTAGCAAGCCATTGCCTGTGCTTTTGAAAAACGTTAGTGCTGATGATCAACGTCGCTTAACTGAAAATGAGCAATTTATTAGTGCCCTAGCTAAACTCGAAAGCATTACTGTACTCGCTAGCGATGATAATGGCCCGGCTTCAGCAACCGCTGTGGTTGGTAATTTATCACTATTAATACCAATGGCAGGATTAATAGATAAAGATGCTGAGTTAGCACGTTTAGATAAAGCCATCGATAAGTTATCAAAAGATGCAGACCGTGTTCGAGGTAAGCTAAATAACGAAAGTTTTGTTGGTAAAGCACCCGAGGCTGTTATTAATAAAGAAAAAGCTAAACTGGCTGAAGCAGAATCAACCATCGCTAAAATGGTTGACCAGAAAGCCCAAATTGCTGAAATTTAA
- the hemH gene encoding ferrochelatase, translating to MSRYAGQSKGIHDCTAKTGVLLTNLGTPDSPTPSALRRYLREFLSDPRVVEIPRLIWLVILHGIILRVRPKKSAKLYESIWTEQGSPLLVISQQQKAKVEKALTDKYGDNVIVDVAMRYGNPSIGNALESFQAQGVNNIIVLPLYPQYAGPTTGATFDAVFNKIKTWRWIPSIHFQSSYHDKPLYIKALAASINNHIAAHGKPDKFVFSYHGMPKYFLEQGDPYYCFSHKTTRLVVEELGLSKDDYVMTFQSRFGKAEWLKPYTDETLVSLAEAGNKHVAIISPAFSADCLETLEELVHENKEIFITAGGEQYHYIAALNDEDAHIDVMLDLIEPHIV from the coding sequence ATGTCAAGATATGCAGGGCAAAGTAAAGGAATTCATGATTGCACCGCGAAAACTGGTGTGCTATTAACTAATTTAGGAACGCCCGATAGTCCTACGCCTAGTGCGCTTAGACGTTACCTGCGTGAATTTTTATCTGATCCACGTGTGGTAGAAATTCCCCGCTTGATTTGGTTAGTTATTTTACATGGCATTATTCTTAGAGTGCGGCCAAAAAAATCGGCTAAGTTATATGAAAGTATTTGGACAGAGCAGGGCTCGCCTCTATTAGTGATTAGCCAGCAACAAAAAGCTAAAGTTGAAAAAGCGCTTACCGACAAGTATGGCGATAACGTCATCGTCGATGTTGCTATGCGGTATGGTAATCCTTCAATTGGCAACGCGTTAGAAAGCTTTCAAGCACAGGGCGTTAATAATATTATTGTTCTGCCTTTGTACCCACAATATGCGGGGCCAACTACAGGTGCTACGTTTGATGCGGTGTTCAATAAAATTAAAACCTGGCGTTGGATCCCAAGTATTCATTTTCAAAGTAGTTATCATGATAAGCCGCTTTATATTAAAGCATTAGCGGCAAGTATTAATAACCATATTGCCGCTCATGGCAAACCCGATAAGTTCGTTTTTTCATATCATGGTATGCCGAAATATTTTCTAGAGCAGGGCGATCCATATTATTGTTTTAGTCATAAAACTACGCGTTTAGTGGTTGAAGAGCTTGGCTTAAGTAAAGATGATTATGTGATGACTTTTCAGTCGCGTTTTGGCAAAGCAGAATGGCTTAAACCCTATACGGATGAAACATTAGTAAGTCTTGCTGAAGCGGGAAATAAACATGTCGCTATTATTAGCCCAGCCTTTAGTGCTGACTGTTTAGAGACTTTAGAAGAGTTAGTTCACGAAAATAAAGAAATATTTATTACCGCGGGTGGTGAACAATATCACTATATTGCCGCACTAAATGACGAAGATGCGCATATTGACGTTATGCTTGATTTAATAGAGCCACATATCGTTTAG
- the lptF gene encoding LPS export ABC transporter permease LptF — MIIFRYLLKEVAKTQLAVFLVIMTIFISNKFVRVLDDASEGGIPGHLVMTFIGLKIPDLAGMILPLSFFLGVLLAYGRIYAENEMTVLHACGVSEWYVVRVTLILGFVTAIITGIFTLYLSPMAAEYEYQVKDQIAADSGLSSLIAGRFQTTGNKKAVVFIHDKNRADNTFEKVFVAQLPDEDTPNSSVIDSSLVYAATGQVVEEETGLQRLILSAGTRYQNDIKNKEFRQVAFDKYYIQIQDQKVAHKRRKLSAIPTSELYQDKTPETSAESQWRIAFPLACIIMTLVAVPLSVVNPRQGKFGKMLPALLLFLSYFLLLTAVRSGIEKGSVPQYIGLWPVHFVVLVLGFSLLVKGRTSGRKFKAKIAINKGAA, encoded by the coding sequence GTGATTATATTTCGTTATTTACTCAAAGAAGTTGCTAAAACCCAACTTGCGGTATTTCTTGTCATTATGACGATATTTATCAGCAATAAATTCGTTCGCGTGCTTGACGATGCCTCGGAAGGTGGTATACCAGGTCATTTGGTGATGACATTTATTGGCCTGAAAATACCTGACCTTGCTGGCATGATTTTACCCCTGAGCTTTTTTCTTGGGGTTTTATTGGCGTATGGTCGCATTTACGCTGAAAATGAAATGACAGTTTTGCATGCCTGTGGTGTAAGCGAATGGTATGTGGTGCGTGTTACCTTAATACTGGGTTTTGTTACCGCCATTATTACCGGCATATTCACACTTTATTTGTCGCCCATGGCTGCAGAGTATGAATATCAAGTTAAAGATCAAATTGCGGCTGACTCAGGATTAAGCTCGCTTATTGCCGGTCGCTTTCAAACAACGGGCAATAAAAAAGCAGTGGTCTTTATTCATGATAAAAATAGAGCTGACAATACATTTGAAAAGGTCTTTGTTGCTCAGCTGCCTGATGAAGACACACCAAATTCTAGTGTTATAGACTCAAGCTTAGTTTATGCCGCGACAGGTCAAGTGGTTGAAGAGGAAACCGGCTTACAGCGTTTGATATTGTCGGCAGGTACCCGTTATCAAAATGACATAAAAAATAAAGAATTTCGCCAAGTTGCTTTTGATAAGTATTATATTCAAATTCAAGATCAAAAAGTGGCGCACAAACGTCGTAAACTTAGTGCTATTCCAACTTCAGAGCTTTATCAAGATAAAACACCCGAAACGAGCGCCGAAAGCCAATGGCGAATCGCCTTCCCATTAGCCTGTATTATTATGACTTTAGTCGCTGTGCCGCTGAGTGTGGTTAATCCGCGCCAAGGGAAGTTTGGTAAAATGCTACCAGCGCTACTCCTGTTTTTAAGTTACTTCTTGTTACTGACGGCGGTTCGGTCCGGCATAGAAAAAGGCTCTGTTCCACAATATATTGGTTTGTGGCCCGTACATTTTGTTGTGCTGGTATTAGGCTTTAGCTTGCTGGTGAAAGGTAGAACGAGTGGTCGGAAATTTAAAGCAAAAATAGCGATAAATAAGGGTGCTGCATAA